TGATGACGAATCGATTGTCCCCGAGCGGTTTCGCAAATGATTCGGGAAGTTCGAGGTCTGCGGGGTCGAGTGGGTCTGTGGTTTCGTCGTCGTGGCTGGTCATTGGAATCTCGCTACGAGTAAAGCTGCTGTATAAAAAGTGGAGTGAGGTCTAGATTAGACTAAGACGTAGTCCTTCGAGCCCAGTGTGTCTGGGACGTTCACACCGTACGTGGTGGTCGCGCCGGACTGGTCGATGACACGGAGGGTCGCCGTCTCTCCTTCAGCGAGAGTGGCTCCTTCGATAGCGTTCGCGGCAATCTGAATTTTGAGTCGTTCGCTCGATTGGTCAAGAACGGTGTCCGAAACGTTGGTATTCGACGAATCGAGTACGACGTAGTGGGTTCCATTTGCCGTAAGACCGTCATGGTAAACGAGCGTCGCGTCGCTCGTATCACTCACGTACTGAATTGTCGCTTGACTGAGGTCAATTGGATCGGATCCCGGTGATTTCTTCACGAGAAACGTGACGGTGTCGACACCAGGGCTCGTATCGTTCACAGCGCCAGTGGCGCTCACGACGTCGATTTGATTGGAAACTTGTGCCTGGGCGTCTGCGCCCATGTCTTCAGCGCGGCTCTGGAGCAGGCCCGCGGTGTTGATGAGCACACCGGCAGCGACAGCTGCGACGAGTACCATTGCGATGAAGATGATGAGTGTCCCGATACCGACCTGCCCGCGGTCGTTGTCATCGGAGTTGCTGAATAGTTCCATAGTTGAATTTCACCTTGTGCATCGCGACTCGTCCACAGTCCGTTGGGAGCCAGGGGGCTGGTCCAACGAAAGTCGCCGCCTCGCACTGA
This sequence is a window from Haladaptatus sp. QDMS2. Protein-coding genes within it:
- a CDS encoding archaellin/type IV pilin N-terminal domain-containing protein, with protein sequence MELFSNSDDNDRGQVGIGTLIIFIAMVLVAAVAAGVLINTAGLLQSRAEDMGADAQAQVSNQIDVVSATGAVNDTSPGVDTVTFLVKKSPGSDPIDLSQATIQYVSDTSDATLVYHDGLTANGTHYVVLDSSNTNVSDTVLDQSSERLKIQIAANAIEGATLAEGETATLRVIDQSGATTTYGVNVPDTLGSKDYVLV